A window of the Hordeum vulgare subsp. vulgare chromosome 5H, MorexV3_pseudomolecules_assembly, whole genome shotgun sequence genome harbors these coding sequences:
- the LOC123452616 gene encoding protein IQ-DOMAIN 5-like isoform X2 has protein sequence MGISSKWIKSLVGIKKHGKAQNGESSRERSSAAQVLHKRKHSVDTEGALAVAEHTVQTEPLASDTNTQTVSSQTELNTKEHQAATVIQSAFRAFLARRALRALKGLVRLQALVRGHAVRKQAAETLQCMQSLVKAQARVRARQVRIGLEGQVTQKKAPEQNAHDDHAREIEERWCGSIGSAEDMQAKVLKKQEAAAKRERAMAYALTHQRQAGSRKLKAADVQGPEADENQWGRNWVERWVAVRPWENRLLDSNAKESVPIGDDKEAEENGDRDVNNPKGKVAVSGIQSNGSSQTKDAKHKKSHSDASGSSSGQSAAAPPTASLGSSKLKPKPSDQTSEEVSPQPTDPAPRSTSNPKERPAQVSAPTKKRLSLPNNAVGGAARKGQVSSSERTRSVGSKNTVKGASKPESKQRPSPGSATAKRVQAQA, from the exons ATGGGCATTTCATCCAAGTGGATCAAATCACTTGTCGGGATAAAAAAGCATGGAAAAGCTCAGAATGGTGAAAGCAGCAGAGAA AGGAGCTCTGCCGCTCAGGTGCTACACAAACGGAAGCATTCCGTGGATACTGAAGGTGCCCTTGCAGTTGCAGAACACACAGTGCAAACTGAACCATTGGCTAGTGACACCAATACACAGACAGTTTCATCTCAGACTGAACTAAATACAAAGGAGCATCAGGCTGCAACAGTTATTCAATCAGCCTTTCGAGCATTCTTG GCTAGGCGAGCTTTACGGGCATTAAAAGGATTAGTTAGACTCCAGGCTCTCGTTAGGGGCCATGCTGTACGAAAGCAAGCAGCAGAAACACTTCAGTGTATGCAATCACTAGTAAAGGCTCAAGCTCGTGTCAGAGCAAGACAGGTTCGTATTGGTTTGGAAGGTCAGGTGACCCAGAAGAAGGCTCCTGAACAAAATGCTCACGATGATCATGCTCGAGAAATTGAG GAACGCTGGTGTGGCAGTATTGGCTCAGCGGAAGATATGCAAGCTAAAGTATTGAAAAAGCAAGAAGCTGCTGCTAAGCGGGAAAGAGCAATGGCATATGCTTTAACACACCAG cggcaggcaggttccaggaaACTGAAAGCTGCAGATGTCCAAGGGCCAGAGGCGGATGAGAACCAGTGGGGGCGGAACTGGGTAGAGAGGTGGGTGGCTGTACGCCCGTGGGAGAACAGGTTACTGGACAGTAATGCCAAAGAGAGTGTACCAATTGGCGATGATAAGGAGGCTGAGGAAAATGGGGACAGGGATGTAAACAATCCAAAAGGAAAAGTTGCAGTTTCGGGCATTCAGTCAAATGGTTCAAGCCAGACGAAAGATGCAAAACACAAGAAGTCACATTCTGATGCAAGTGGTTCTTCATCGGGGCAATCTGCGGCTGCACCACCCACCGCTTCTTTGGGTTCATCCAAGCTGAAACCGAAGCCATCGGATCAAACCTCTGAGGAAGTCAGCCCTCAACCTACAGATCCGGCTCCGCGGTCCACAAGTAATCCCAAGGAAAGGCCAGCACAAGTCAGTGCACCAACCAAGAAGCGGCTATCCCTTCCTAACAACG CTGTCGGTGGCGCGGCAAGAAAAGGCCAGGTGAGCAGCAGCGAGAGAACTCGGTCCGTCGGTTCCAAGAACACGGTGAAGGGTGCATCGAAGCCTGAATCGAAGCAGCGACCGAGTCCCGGTAGCGCAACCGCGAAGCGGGTCCAGGCACAGGCCTGA
- the LOC123452616 gene encoding protein IQ-DOMAIN 5-like isoform X1 gives MGISSKWIKSLVGIKKHGKAQNGESSRERSSAAQVLHKRKHSVDTEGALAVAEHTVQTEPLASDTNTQTVSSQTELNTKEHQAATVIQSAFRAFLARRALRALKGLVRLQALVRGHAVRKQAAETLQCMQSLVKAQARVRARQVRIGLEGQVTQKKAPEQNAHDDHAREIEERWCGSIGSAEDMQAKVLKKQEAAAKRERAMAYALTHQRQAGSRKLKAADVQGPEADENQWGRNWVERWVAVRPWENRLLDSNAKESVPIGDDKEAEENGDRDVNNPKGKVAVSGIQSNGSSQTKDAKHKKSHSDASGSSSGQSAAAPPTASLGSSKLKPKPSDQTSEEVSPQPTDPAPRSTSNPKERPAQVSAPTKKRLSLPNNAAVGGAARKGQVSSSERTRSVGSKNTVKGASKPESKQRPSPGSATAKRVQAQA, from the exons ATGGGCATTTCATCCAAGTGGATCAAATCACTTGTCGGGATAAAAAAGCATGGAAAAGCTCAGAATGGTGAAAGCAGCAGAGAA AGGAGCTCTGCCGCTCAGGTGCTACACAAACGGAAGCATTCCGTGGATACTGAAGGTGCCCTTGCAGTTGCAGAACACACAGTGCAAACTGAACCATTGGCTAGTGACACCAATACACAGACAGTTTCATCTCAGACTGAACTAAATACAAAGGAGCATCAGGCTGCAACAGTTATTCAATCAGCCTTTCGAGCATTCTTG GCTAGGCGAGCTTTACGGGCATTAAAAGGATTAGTTAGACTCCAGGCTCTCGTTAGGGGCCATGCTGTACGAAAGCAAGCAGCAGAAACACTTCAGTGTATGCAATCACTAGTAAAGGCTCAAGCTCGTGTCAGAGCAAGACAGGTTCGTATTGGTTTGGAAGGTCAGGTGACCCAGAAGAAGGCTCCTGAACAAAATGCTCACGATGATCATGCTCGAGAAATTGAG GAACGCTGGTGTGGCAGTATTGGCTCAGCGGAAGATATGCAAGCTAAAGTATTGAAAAAGCAAGAAGCTGCTGCTAAGCGGGAAAGAGCAATGGCATATGCTTTAACACACCAG cggcaggcaggttccaggaaACTGAAAGCTGCAGATGTCCAAGGGCCAGAGGCGGATGAGAACCAGTGGGGGCGGAACTGGGTAGAGAGGTGGGTGGCTGTACGCCCGTGGGAGAACAGGTTACTGGACAGTAATGCCAAAGAGAGTGTACCAATTGGCGATGATAAGGAGGCTGAGGAAAATGGGGACAGGGATGTAAACAATCCAAAAGGAAAAGTTGCAGTTTCGGGCATTCAGTCAAATGGTTCAAGCCAGACGAAAGATGCAAAACACAAGAAGTCACATTCTGATGCAAGTGGTTCTTCATCGGGGCAATCTGCGGCTGCACCACCCACCGCTTCTTTGGGTTCATCCAAGCTGAAACCGAAGCCATCGGATCAAACCTCTGAGGAAGTCAGCCCTCAACCTACAGATCCGGCTCCGCGGTCCACAAGTAATCCCAAGGAAAGGCCAGCACAAGTCAGTGCACCAACCAAGAAGCGGCTATCCCTTCCTAACAACG CAGCTGTCGGTGGCGCGGCAAGAAAAGGCCAGGTGAGCAGCAGCGAGAGAACTCGGTCCGTCGGTTCCAAGAACACGGTGAAGGGTGCATCGAAGCCTGAATCGAAGCAGCGACCGAGTCCCGGTAGCGCAACCGCGAAGCGGGTCCAGGCACAGGCCTGA